A genomic region of Mesobacillus jeotgali contains the following coding sequences:
- the ybeY gene encoding rRNA maturation RNase YbeY encodes MSLEIDFLDEVNELSDQEINEIEKLLNYAADKENVQQGSELSVTFVSNDRIQEINREYRDKDRPTDVISFALEEMGEGELEIVGDGIPRILGDIIISIPKAREQAEEYNHSFMRELGFLAVHGLLHLLGYDHINEQDEKEMFDRQKEILDGYGLGR; translated from the coding sequence ATGAGTTTAGAAATCGATTTTTTGGATGAAGTAAATGAATTATCAGATCAGGAAATAAATGAAATAGAAAAATTATTGAATTATGCGGCAGACAAGGAGAATGTCCAGCAGGGCAGTGAACTGTCTGTAACATTCGTTTCGAATGACAGGATTCAGGAAATCAATCGTGAATATCGTGACAAGGATCGTCCAACAGACGTCATTTCTTTCGCACTTGAAGAGATGGGCGAAGGGGAGCTAGAAATAGTAGGGGATGGTATACCGAGAATTCTTGGCGATATCATCATTTCCATTCCAAAAGCTAGGGAACAGGCTGAAGAATATAACCATTCTTTCATGCGGGAACTAGGGTTCCTTGCTGTGCATGGTCTCCTGCATTTATTAGGCTATGACCATATAAATGAACAGGATGAAAAAGAGATGTTTGACAGACAAAAAGAAATTCTGGATGGGTATGGGCTTGGCCGCTGA